The segment AAAATGAATCGGGCAAATGAGGTGCAAAAACAACACAAAGCCGCCTTATTGTCCTCCTCCTCACAAAATCTTCACCACTATCATTCTCTATCTGATGCTCTTCACTAACATACTCCTCGTTCCTCGACAAAAACAACCTTGAATTCACACAATTAGCCCAAGCTAACCCCAGAGCAGGACAAACCTGCCTTCCTGAAGAATACAAACAACCCAAATTCCCAATCCTTAACCCATTTATTCCTTCATTGGGCGCAACCAAATCAACCACCTGATTAGTCACGACGACTGCCAAACCAAACCCCACCGCCATTGCCTTTAACTTCCCCGAtatcttaaaaaacaaagatgacCTCTTTTTAAGATGACCCAGTGTGTTCTCAAAGTCAGAGCGAAACAAAGCCGCAATAGAATCAATCACAATGAGCCTAACGGGCAGTcgagattttgaatttttaataaaagactCTATCTTTGGCATTTCATCGAGCAATTGGTCTACAGAATGTATACTCCGAACAAAAATATGATCACAAGGATTATGATCATTACTTGCTAAAAGGGCGGAATTCGAATTGCAAAAAGCGGTGCTGAGTTGGCGGAGGCGGCGGAAGGGGAAAGGAAATTCCGTGTGGAGGTAGAGAGAGGAGGCAGAGAGGCCGCCGTGGGAGGTGGGAAGTTGGGCGGAGAGGGAGAGTTGCAGGCAGAGTTGAGTCTTTCCGGAGCCGCTTTCGGCCACCAGCTCGGTTATTGAGTTGCAGGGAATACCGCCGCCGATGCAGCGGTCGAGGATCGGGCAGCCAAGGGTGCACTTTTGGGTGGATAATGGGCGGTGGAGCAAGTTTTGCGGTCTCATAGATTGGGAAAATTGGCGCCAATAGAAAtgagtttaaagtttaaacctGTTCATTGAGTATTTTCCTTTCTTGGTTAGTTCTTAAtagtcctggccacgggccggtttggcccgtgaaccggaccgaaaccggcccggttaaacccggaaccggaaccggcagacccggaaccggcagtgaaccggaaccgaaaccgtggctctacggttcggttccggttcacataaattgaaaccgtggaaccgccggtt is part of the Mangifera indica cultivar Alphonso chromosome 13, CATAS_Mindica_2.1, whole genome shotgun sequence genome and harbors:
- the LOC123194315 gene encoding DNA repair protein XRCC3 homolog isoform X2, which encodes MRPQNLLHRPLSTQKCTLGCPILDRCIGGGIPCNSITELVAESGSGKTQLCLQLSLSAQLPTSHGGLSASSLYLHTEFPFPFRRLRQLSTAFCNSNSALLASNDHNPCDHIFVRSIHSVDQLLDEMPKIESFIKNSKSRLPVRLIVIDSIAALFRSDFENTLGHLKKRSSLFFKISGKLKAMAVGFGLAVVVTNQVVDLVAPNEGINGLRIGNLGCLYSSGRQVCPALGLAWANCVNSRLFLSRNEEYVSEEHQIENDSGEDFVRRRTIRRLCVVFAPHLPDSFCEFETTREGVFGIQKQ
- the LOC123194315 gene encoding DNA repair protein XRCC3 homolog isoform X1, encoding MRPQNLLHRPLSTQKCTLGCPILDRCIGGGIPCNSITELVAESGSGKTQLCLQLSLSAQLPTSHGGLSASSLYLHTEFPFPFRRLRQLSTAFCNSNSALLASNDHNPCDHIFVRSIHSVDQLLDEMPKIESFIKNSKSRLPVRLIVIDSIAALFRSDFENTLGHLKKRSSLFFKISGKLKAMAVGFGLAVVVTNQVVDLVAPNEGINGLRIGNLGCLYSSGRQVCPALGLAWANCVNSRLFLSRNEEYVSEEHQIENDSGEDFVRRRTIRRLCVVFAPHLPDSFCEFETTREGVFGIQKQW